The Cellulomonas flavigena DSM 20109 DNA segment TTCGTCCCCGGCGGGGCGGTCAACCCGACCACGACGCCGGTCGTCACGGCGCGCCCGGTCGAGGGTGCCGCCAACCGCGCGGCGCTGACGTTCGACGACGGCCCCTCGGGTGCCGACACCCCCGCGCTGCTCGACTTCCTCGCGGAGAACGACATCCCGGCGACGTTCTGCGTCATCGGCTCGCAGATCACCGCCGAGGGCGGCGCGGCCCTGCTGCGCCGGATCGTCGACGAGGGCCACACGCTGTGCAGCCACAGCACCGGCTGGGCCGACATGAGCGGGTACACCAAGGCGCAGGTCGAGACCGACCTCAAGGCGAACCTGCGGATCATCCGCGACGCGCTCGGTGACCCGAACGCGCCCGTGCCGTACTTCCGCGCGCCCAACGGCGAGTGGGGCCAGACGGCGTCCGTCGCCGTCGCGCTCGGCATGCAGCCGCTCGCGGTGTCGAACACGATCAACGACTGGGCGACGCAGGACGAGGTGGAGCTCACCGACAACCTGCGCGCCGCGATGCAGCCGGGCCGCATCGTGCTCGTGCACGACGGCGGCGGCGACCGCGCCGCCTCCGTGGCCGCGACGAGGACCGTCGTCACCGAGCGACTTGCCGACGGCTGGACGTTCACCCTCCCGCAGGGCGGCGCGGACGCCGCCGGCGTCTCGTTGGCGTTCGACTTCGAGGACGGCACGCTGCAGGGCTGGGCCCCGCGCGCCACCGAGGACGGCGCCGCCACGGTGGCGTCCGTCGAGGGTGGGCACGACTCGGCGCGTGCCGCGCAGGTCTCCGACCGCGTCCACCAGGGCCAGGGCATGCAGTACGACGTCACCGGCCTGCTGGCCGCGGGCACCACGTACGAGTTCGAGGCGTGGATCCGGTTCGCCGGCACGCCGGGCGACATGACCCTGAGCGCCCGCACCGTCAGCGGTGACACCACGAACTACGGCAACCTCGTGTCCATCACGGGCGTCACCGAGGAGTGGACGCGCGTCGCCGGCAAGTTCTCGCTGCCGGCGTACGACACGGCCGCGGAGATCTACTTCGAGACCGCGTGGGACAGCGGCAACCCGGGCAACACCTCGACGTTCCTCGTGGACGACGTCACGATCCGCACCCCGGCACCGGTCGCCATCCAGGACCTGGAGCCGCTGAAGGACACCGTGCCGTTCCCGATGGGCATCGCGATCGACAGCCGGGAGACCCAGGGCGACCCGGGCAGGCTCACGCAGCGGCACTTCAACCAGTACTCGGCCGAGAACCACATGAAGCCCGAGGCCTGGTACGACGCGGAGAGGAACTTCCGTCTGCACCCCGAGGCCAAGGCCGTCATGGACACGGCCGCGGCGACGGGCACCCGCGTCTACGGCCACGTGCTGGTGTGGCACAGCCAGACCCCGGAGTGGTTCTTCCAGGACGAGGCGGGTGAGCCGCTCGCGGCCGACGACGCCGGCAGGGCCGTCCTGCGCGAGCGTCTGCGCACGCACGTGTTCGACGTCGCGAGGTCGCTGTCCGACGAGTACGGCCTGTTCGGTTCGGACACGAACCCGCTGGTCGCGTGGGACGTCGTCAACGAGGTCGTGTCCGACGGCGCGGAGAACCCGGACGGCCTGCGTCGCTCCGAGTGGTTCCGCATCCTCGGCGAGGACTTCATCGACCTCTCCTTCCAGTACGCCGACGAGGCGTTCAACGAGGAGTACGCGGCACCCGGCACCGACCGGCCCGTCACGCTCTTCATCAACGACTACAACACCGAGCAGTCCGGCAAGCAGGACCGGTACGTCGCGCTGGTCGAGCGGCTGCTCGCCCGTGACGTCCCGATCGACGGCGTGGGCCACCAGTTCCACGTCAGCCTGTCGCTGCCGGTCTCGGCTCTCGAGGCCGCGATCGAGCGGTTCGAGGCGCTGCCGGTGCTCCAGGCGGTCACCGAGCTCGACGTCGCGACCGGCACGCCGGTCACCGACGCCCGCCTGATCGACCAGGGCTACTTCTACCGCGACGCGTTCGACATCTTCCGTGACCACGCGGACTCGCTGTTCTCGGTCACGGTCTGGGGCCTGAACGACGGGCGCAGCTGGGTCAACGACAACGGCGCCCCGCTGCTGTTCGACGACGACCTGCAGGCGAAGCCGGCGTACTACGGCGCGGCCGGCCAGGACCTGCCCGAGCCCATCCGCACGGCCACGGTGTTCGGCGGCGAGGTCGCGCTCGACGAGGACGCCACGTCCGCCGTCGAGTGGCAGCAGCTGCGGCTGCACGACATCGGCGAGGCCGGGGCGTTCCAGCTGCGCTGGACGCCCGACACCCTGACGGTGCTCGCGGACGTCGACGGCGGCGGCGACACGCTGGAGGTCCAGGTCGGCGACACGACATGGACGTACCAGCGCGGCGGTGGCGGCGACGCACAGGGCGTCGACGCCGACCGGACCGGCGGCTGGCGCGCGGTCGTGCACGTGCCGCTGGACGGCGCGACGGTCGGCAGCACCCTGGCGTTCGACGTGCGGGTGGTCGACGGGTACGACGTGACGGGCTGGGCGGGCGAGGGTGCCACGGGCACGCTGACCCTCGTCGAGGAGCTGTCGTACCTCGAGACCGGCGAGGCGACCACGGCGCCGGTCGTCGACGGCGAGGTCGACCGTGCGTGGGCGGGTGTGGAGCCCGTCACGACCGCCAAGCAGGTCTCGGGTACGGGCACGGCGGTCGCCGAGGTGCGGACGCTGTGGGCCGAGGACACGCTGTACGTCCTCGCGGAGGTCGCGGACGCCGACGTCGACGTCACCGGCTCCGACCCGTGGATCCAGGACTCGGTCGAGGTCTACGTCGACGCGGGCAACCACAAGAACGGCTCGTACCGCCCGCAGGACATGCAGATCCGCATCTCCGCCGAGAACGTCGTGTCCTTCGGCACGGGTGACGAGGCTGCGCAGCGGGCACGCGTGCAGACGGCGACGGCGCGCACCGACGGCGGGTACGTCGTCGAGCTCGCGGTCGACCTGTTGGACGAGGGCGGCATCGACACGTTCCACGGCGTGGACTTCCAGGTGAACGACGCGTCGAACGGGTCGCGGCTCGGCATCACCAACTGGGCGGACCCGACCGGTGCCGGTTACCAGTCGACGTCCCGCTGGGGCGTCACCCGGCTGGTGTCGAGCGAGCCCGAGCCCGGCCCGGCGACCGGCAAGCCGGCCGCACCGGTCCTGTCGCACGACAACTGGGACGGCGACGGGCAGTTCACCGTGACGTCGACGCTGTGGTGGGGCCAGAACGCCCACACCCTCACGCTGCTGGAGAACGGCACGCCGATCGCCACGCAGCGGGTCGTCGACGCGACGCCGGGCGCCCAGCGCGCGTCGTTCGAGGTGGCGGGCCGCCAGAACGGCTCGTACTCGTACGAGGTGGTGGCGACGAACCAGCACGGCTCGACCACGACGCGCGCGCTGGTGGTGCGCGTGGTGGCGGCGAACCCGGGTCTGCCCGTGGTCGTGCACGACAACTGGGACGGCGACGGCAGCTACACGGTGTCCATGCACATGTGGTGGGGCACCAACGCCGACACGTACCGGCTGTACGAGAACGGCGTCCTGGTGGACGAGCAGACGCTGACGCCGAACGGCCGCAACGCCCAGCACGCGGGCACGCGGTTCGAGAAGCGTCCGAAGGGCACCTACCGGTACACGGTGGAGCTGTCCAACGCGGCGGGCACGACGACCAGCCTGGTGGCGGTGCCGGTGGTCGTCTGGCGCTGACCGCCGCGTGAGCGTGGCGACGGAGGCGGACCGTCGTCACGCACCCAGGAGCCCCGCCGACCGCACCCCCCTGCGGCCGGCGGGGCTCCGTCATGTCCGTGCACGGTGGGAGCGATTGCCGAAAGTCTTTCGATATCGATTCGGCAACCATCTGGGCGATGGTCCAGTCCGCTCTGGCCGGAACCCGACGTACCGCTTACGGTGGCCGCGCGAATCTGGACTTTCTGCGCGCAAGGGAGCGTCAATGGGTCAGCCCAGGCACCGCAAGGTGCTCGAAACTATCGGTGCGGGAGTGGCGGCTCTCGCCCTCGTCCTCGCACCGCTCGTGGCCACCGGGACCGCGGCGACCGCAGCGGACCCCGTGAGCGTGTTCGACATCGACTTCAACGACGGGACGACGGGGAGCTGGACCCCCAGCGGCGACGTCCAGCTCGACCACGTCGACGTCGACGGTGACACCGTGCTGGAGGTGTCGGACCGCCGGGAGGACTTCGGCGGCATCGAGTCGCCCGCGTTCACCACCGTCGCGGGCGCCACCTACACGTTCTCGATGCGGGCCAAGCTGCCCGAGGGCACCGAGGGCACGGCCGCCCTGCGCTTCGTCGCCAAGCCCGCGTACACGTGGATCGGGAACACGACGATCGACGCCGAGGACTGGACGACGGTCACGGGCACGTGGACGGCGCCCGACTCCGAGTCCCACACCGTGTACATCGGCTCGTCGCACCTCTCGTCCACCCCGGCCCCCGGCGAGGACGAGCCGAGCGAGCCGTACACGTACCTCGTGGACGACCTCCAGGTCACCGCGGTACTGCCCGACGCGGTCCCGCCGGGGGACGGCACGAGCCTGCAGTTCGACTTCGAGGACGGCACGCTGCAGGGCTGGGCGCCGCGCGCGACGGAGGACGGTCCCGCGACCGTCGGTGTCGTCGAGGGCGGGCACGAGTCCGGCCATGCCGCGCAGGTGTCCGACCGCCTGCACCAGGGCCAGGGCCTGCAGCTCGACGTCACGGACGAGCTGACGGCCGGGCAGACCTACGTCTTCGAGGCGTGGATGCGGTTCGACGGCACCCCCGGCGACCTCACGCTGAGCCGCCGCGTCGAGACCGGTGGCGAGAGCACCTACAACTCGCTGCTGGGTATCACGGGCGTCACCGAGGACTGGACGCGGGTCACGGGCAACATCACGATCCCCGCGTACGAGACGGCCCTCGAGATCTACTTCGAGACCGCGTACGACGGCGGCAACCCGGGCAACACCTCGACGTTCCTCGTCGACGACATCTCGATCACGAGCCCGACGCTGGAGGTCGAGGACCTCACGCCGCTGCAGGAGACCGTGCCGTTCCCGCTCGGTGTCGCGGTCGACGAGCGCGAGCTCTCGGGCGCAGCCGGCGAGCTGACGGACCTGCACTTCAACCAGCTCACGGGCGAGAACCACATGAAGCCCTACGCCTGGTACGACGCGGAGCGCAACTTCCGCATCGACCCCCAGGCCACCGCCATCATGGACGCCGCCGCCGCGAACGACCTGCGGGTCTACGGCCACGTGCTGGTCTGGCACAGCCAGAACGCCGGCCAGACCGACGCGTCGGGTGACACACCGGCCAACCCGGGCTGGTTCTTCCTCGACGAGTCCGGCGCGGTGCTGACCAGCAGCGCGGACGACCAGGCGATCCTGCGCGAGCGTCTGCGGACGCACATCTTCGCGATCGCGGAGAACCTGCACGACACGTACGGCGACTTCGGGTCGGAGACGAACCCGCTCGTCGCGTGGGACGTCGTCAACGAGGTCGTCGCCGACGGCGCCGACAACCCCGACGGGCTGCGTCGCTCGGCGTGGTTCAACATCCTCGGCGAGCAGTTCATCGACCTCGCGTTCCGGTACGCCGACGAGGCGTTCAACGAGGAGTACGCGGCGCCGGGCACCGACCGGCCCGTCAAGCTGTTCATCAACGACTACAACACCGAGGAGACCGGCAAGCAGGGTCGCTACTTCGCGCTCGTCGAGCGGCTGCTCGGCCGCGGCGTGCCCCTGGACGGCGTGGGCCACCAGTTCCACGTCAGCCTGACCCGCCCGGTCGCCGACCTGCGGGCCGCCATCGAGCGGTTCGAGGCGCTGCCCGTCCTGCAGGCGGTCACCGAGCTCGACGTCGCCACGGGTACCCCGGTGACCGACGCCAAGCTCATCGAGCAGGGCTACTACTACCGGGACGCGTTCGAGCTCTTCCGTGAGAAGGCGGACTCGCTCTTCTCGGTGACGGTGTGGGGCCTGTACGACGGCCGCAGCTGGGTCAACGACAACGGCGCACCGCTGCTGTTCGACGACTCGCTGCGCGCCAAGCCGGCCTACTACGGCGCGGCGGGTCTCGACCTGCCGGCCCCGATCCCCACGGCCGACGCCTTCGCCGGCGGCGTGCCGCTCGACGACGACGCGTTCGACGCCGTCGAGTGGCTCCAGCTGCGTCCGCACCCGCTGGGTGACGAGGGTGCGAGCGGGGCGTTCCAGCTCCGCTGGTCGCCCGACACGCTGACGGTCCTCGCCGAGGTCGCGGGCGACGCCCCCGGCGTCGAGATCCAGGTCGGTGAGGACACGTACGCCTTCGCCCGCGACGGCTCGGGCGACGTGGACGGCGTGGTGAGCGACATCGACGGCGGCTGGGCCGCGGTGATCCACGTGCCGCTCGACGGTGCCGCGCAGGGCGACATCCTGCCGTTCAACCTGGTCGTCGACGGTGGCGACGGGTGGACGCGGCAGGGGTCGACCGGTCTGGTGACCCTCCTGGAGGAGCTCTCCTACCTCGAGGTCGCGCAGGCGCAGGACGGCGCGCCCGAGGTCGACGGCGAGGTCGACGAGGTCTGGGAGGGCGCCGGCGGCGTCGTCACGGCCAAGCAGGTCAGCGGGACGGGGACGGCCACCGCGCAGGTCCGCACGCTCTGGGAGGGCGACGACCTGTACGTCCTCATGGAGGTCACGGACCCCGTCATCGACCTCTCGCCCAGCAGCCCGTGGGAG contains these protein-coding regions:
- a CDS encoding endo-1,4-beta-xylanase → MGQPRHRKVLETIGAGVAALALVLAPLVATGTAATAADPVSVFDIDFNDGTTGSWTPSGDVQLDHVDVDGDTVLEVSDRREDFGGIESPAFTTVAGATYTFSMRAKLPEGTEGTAALRFVAKPAYTWIGNTTIDAEDWTTVTGTWTAPDSESHTVYIGSSHLSSTPAPGEDEPSEPYTYLVDDLQVTAVLPDAVPPGDGTSLQFDFEDGTLQGWAPRATEDGPATVGVVEGGHESGHAAQVSDRLHQGQGLQLDVTDELTAGQTYVFEAWMRFDGTPGDLTLSRRVETGGESTYNSLLGITGVTEDWTRVTGNITIPAYETALEIYFETAYDGGNPGNTSTFLVDDISITSPTLEVEDLTPLQETVPFPLGVAVDERELSGAAGELTDLHFNQLTGENHMKPYAWYDAERNFRIDPQATAIMDAAAANDLRVYGHVLVWHSQNAGQTDASGDTPANPGWFFLDESGAVLTSSADDQAILRERLRTHIFAIAENLHDTYGDFGSETNPLVAWDVVNEVVADGADNPDGLRRSAWFNILGEQFIDLAFRYADEAFNEEYAAPGTDRPVKLFINDYNTEETGKQGRYFALVERLLGRGVPLDGVGHQFHVSLTRPVADLRAAIERFEALPVLQAVTELDVATGTPVTDAKLIEQGYYYRDAFELFREKADSLFSVTVWGLYDGRSWVNDNGAPLLFDDSLRAKPAYYGAAGLDLPAPIPTADAFAGGVPLDDDAFDAVEWLQLRPHPLGDEGASGAFQLRWSPDTLTVLAEVAGDAPGVEIQVGEDTYAFARDGSGDVDGVVSDIDGGWAAVIHVPLDGAAQGDILPFNLVVDGGDGWTRQGSTGLVTLLEELSYLEVAQAQDGAPEVDGEVDEVWEGAGGVVTAKQVSGTGTATAQVRTLWEGDDLYVLMEVTDPVIDLSPSSPWEKDSVEIYVDAGNNKNGGYLPTDAQLRVDADNVVTAGNAAQVELITSATSRTADGYLVEARISLQGLGGAETVHGLDFQVNDASGGSRIGITNWADPTGQGYQSTNHWGVGRLVEGTAAPVEPSVSLSSAQVRAGEKLQVSLAGFEPGAEVAVVLGSGVTATGTVRGAGAAVAPAGTTLLGTVTVGAGGTAVVTVTVPAGTPAGTYLLGASVGGQVVADAVLTVVAAAPGTGGPNGSGVGTGSGTGGGLAVTGTGLGLAGLALLVIAAGAALVVARRRGMTFLEVRQTLLRR
- a CDS encoding endo-1,4-beta-xylanase, which encodes MVGTTLSSASAVAPVVVVSAGFDDGTLGDLMPSGSEVLPVLGYVDEGAGKALSVTGREATWHTVQSGTGILAADVQYTFRARMKLLEPDANANGRFTLYDGSYTPVGATALSDTAWTVVEGTYTVPAGVDASTVKFAVEAGAWPVQGPPAVPATFPDFLLDDVEVTRAPAAAPAVTTVVSAGFDDGTLGDLMPSGSEVLPVLGYVDEGAGKALSVTGREATWHTVQSGTGILAADVQYTFRARMKLLEPDANANGRFTLYDGSYTPVGATALSDTAWTVVEGTYTVPAGVDASTVKFAVEAGAWPVQGPPAVPATFPDFLLDDVEVTRAAGGSGPVDPPADVTVLSSDFATGFSPWVPRVEPGVKLTHDPSAGRTAAGAMLVSGRTANWHGVQTPINALFAEGGEYDISAWVKLAPGSVDTTMKITVAETPTAYHGITPDGVVVTDDAWVELSGTYTRAPGVTGGDLYIEAAATGPEGAPVHADFLVDDVTIVGPPVAGDGWVPDLDGFVPGGAVNPTTTPVVTARPVEGAANRAALTFDDGPSGADTPALLDFLAENDIPATFCVIGSQITAEGGAALLRRIVDEGHTLCSHSTGWADMSGYTKAQVETDLKANLRIIRDALGDPNAPVPYFRAPNGEWGQTASVAVALGMQPLAVSNTINDWATQDEVELTDNLRAAMQPGRIVLVHDGGGDRAASVAATRTVVTERLADGWTFTLPQGGADAAGVSLAFDFEDGTLQGWAPRATEDGAATVASVEGGHDSARAAQVSDRVHQGQGMQYDVTGLLAAGTTYEFEAWIRFAGTPGDMTLSARTVSGDTTNYGNLVSITGVTEEWTRVAGKFSLPAYDTAAEIYFETAWDSGNPGNTSTFLVDDVTIRTPAPVAIQDLEPLKDTVPFPMGIAIDSRETQGDPGRLTQRHFNQYSAENHMKPEAWYDAERNFRLHPEAKAVMDTAAATGTRVYGHVLVWHSQTPEWFFQDEAGEPLAADDAGRAVLRERLRTHVFDVARSLSDEYGLFGSDTNPLVAWDVVNEVVSDGAENPDGLRRSEWFRILGEDFIDLSFQYADEAFNEEYAAPGTDRPVTLFINDYNTEQSGKQDRYVALVERLLARDVPIDGVGHQFHVSLSLPVSALEAAIERFEALPVLQAVTELDVATGTPVTDARLIDQGYFYRDAFDIFRDHADSLFSVTVWGLNDGRSWVNDNGAPLLFDDDLQAKPAYYGAAGQDLPEPIRTATVFGGEVALDEDATSAVEWQQLRLHDIGEAGAFQLRWTPDTLTVLADVDGGGDTLEVQVGDTTWTYQRGGGGDAQGVDADRTGGWRAVVHVPLDGATVGSTLAFDVRVVDGYDVTGWAGEGATGTLTLVEELSYLETGEATTAPVVDGEVDRAWAGVEPVTTAKQVSGTGTAVAEVRTLWAEDTLYVLAEVADADVDVTGSDPWIQDSVEVYVDAGNHKNGSYRPQDMQIRISAENVVSFGTGDEAAQRARVQTATARTDGGYVVELAVDLLDEGGIDTFHGVDFQVNDASNGSRLGITNWADPTGAGYQSTSRWGVTRLVSSEPEPGPATGKPAAPVLSHDNWDGDGQFTVTSTLWWGQNAHTLTLLENGTPIATQRVVDATPGAQRASFEVAGRQNGSYSYEVVATNQHGSTTTRALVVRVVAANPGLPVVVHDNWDGDGSYTVSMHMWWGTNADTYRLYENGVLVDEQTLTPNGRNAQHAGTRFEKRPKGTYRYTVELSNAAGTTTSLVAVPVVVWR